The genomic region TTGCAAACTTATTGAGAGAAAAAGGATTCTATGTTATCTCTATGGGCGACGTATTAAGAAAGAGGTATGAAAAAGAGGCAAAAATAGGTGAAAGAATGATGGATTTTGCTAAAAGAATTAGAGAAATATATGGTGAAGGAGTAGTAGCTAGACTATCTATGGAGGAAATCACGCCAACCATGAGCAGGATTGCATTCGAAGGAGTGAGGAGTTTAGCAGAAGTTGAGGAGTTTAAAAGATTAGGAAACCCTATAATAATAGCAATTCATTCTCCTCCTTCATTAAGATATCAAAGAATGATATCAAGGATGAGGCCTGACGATTCTAAGAATATTGAAGATCTAAGGAGAAGAGACCTTGACGAGATAAGACTAGGAATAGGAGGAGTTATAGCTCTAGCTGATTATATAATAATTAACGATTCCACGATAGACGAATTTAAGAAGAGAGCAGAAGAAGTTATATTAAGGATTACGAAATGACAAAAATAGTTGTAACGGCTGAAGTTAGGCCTTCAGAAGACGAATCTAAGGTCTTAACGGCTATAGCTAATTTCTTCGATTATGAAAAAATAACAAAGGAAAAGAGAGGAGATTATATTGTAGTCATTGTAGAAGAATCAAGAACACTAAAAAGTCTGCAAAAATTTCACGATGCGTTAAGAGAAGAGAAAATACTTGACGTTGCAAGAAAATACTTAAGGAGAGGAATTTCAGACAATTCAATTTCATTTATGTTACATAAACAAGCAGCGGCAATAGGTGTAATCTCTTTCGTGGACGATGAAAGAGAGTCGCCATTAGGTCCTATTTCATTTTACATAGAACATAAGAATCCTAATGAGGTTGTAGATTGGCTAGCGCCAAGAACCGCTAAAGGCCATCCATTATGGGAAAATAAAATTCCAGAGGATTAGTCTTTTAAGATATAATATGATAAATCGTCCGGCAAAAAAGATTTCCAAAAAGTTCTTCTTGCAATTTCTTCCATAATTTTAGCGTCTTTATATCTCCCACTAATGTGAACTAAAGCTAATCTTTTTACTTCAGCCTCCTTTGCTACAGTTGCCGCATCAGTAACTGTAGAATGTCCATATTCTTTAGCATTTATATCATCTAAAAACGTGGAGTCGTGAATTAACAAATCTACTCCTTTAACAGAATTTATTACACTATCACAGATGGCAGTATCCCCGGTATAAGCTATCCTTATTCCCTTTTTAGTTGTTAAATAATCTTCTGGATTAAGCTTCCTACCATTAAATATAACTTCTTTACCGGCCTTTAATTGCCTAATAATTCTCCAATCTTTAATACCTTCCTTCGTTAGTCTTTCTATATCAATATTTTTCCTATCTTTCTCTTCTATTAAATACCCTTGAGACTTAACTACGTGACAAGTCTTGAAAGGAGTAATTTTTAACTCATTATCTTCGTAGCTGTCAACGTACTCTATTTTAAAAGGAGGTTCAAAATAAGTTTCCTCAAAAACCTTATTTAAAAGATCCTTCACGTCACCAATTATGTATAATTTCTCCTTTCTACTATACATTCCCATAGTTTGGATTAATGAAGGAAGCCCTAAAACGTGGTCTGCATGAAGATGAGTTATTGCAATCAAATTTATTGCCATAATGTTAAGTCCATGATTAATCATTGTAATTTGCGTTCCTTCACCACAATCTAAAAGTACGTTAAAGCCTTGCCTCCTTACTAAAAATGCCGGAAGACCTCTCTTTGACGGCGCTCCACCACCAGTGCCTATAAAATAAACTTCCATCAAGGTTTTTCCACCACGTAGATTCCTCTCGATAGGCTTTTATGTAAATAAATAAAATGAATAGAATCAACTTTTAATCCAGAACTTTTAATTTTATCCCTCCAGTCAAACTTAGAATCTGTAGCAAAAACTAATTTTCCACTTTTCTTTAGGATCTCTGCCGAATTAAAGAAAAGTGACTCATATAATTCATCAAATTTTACATCCCTAGCATTAACTGATCTACCGTAAGGGGGGTCTGTAACAATTGCGTCTACAGAGTTTTCCTTAATAGGCAAATTACTTATATCTTCTTGAATAATTTGACATTCATAATTAAAATACTTTAGGTTATACTTAGTTTTCTCTATCATTTTACTATCAATGTCTCCTCCTATACAGTCATATCCTAACCAAGATGCCTCAATTAATATAGAACCTACGCCTGCAAAAGGATCAAGGATTGTCTTATCTGGATTAGCTAAATTGACTAAAAGTCTTGAAGTATATGCATCCATGGTTCCAGATTGAGAATATGGTTTTTTAGCGTGAGCCTGAAGGCTTTTTGAGTCTCTCTCTTCTTGCCTAATTCCAGCTAATATAATGCCGTCAGTAAATATCAAATCAAGCTTATCACATTTTTTACTAAATTTTACGCTACCTACAATTTCTTTATATAGAACTGGAAATAAATCCTTGTCTGAGCTCATAATAACGTTAGGTTTTATACTAAAGCATTTACCTTTAAGAGCATCATTTATATCCTTTGGATTGTCTGAAATTGCTAGAATTTCGCCTATTGCCTTAATTGTAGAAGATCTCCTTGCAATGTTTTTAGCTTCTCCATCGAATATTGCTACCCCAGTAACGTAAGAAAAAGGCCTCTTTAGTAGGGCTTTAAGCTCCGCTAGAGATATAAAAAGCTCGTCTGCGCTTAATATCGCATATTTCATAGTTTAACAGCTATAAGGTCTGAAATATCCGCAATTTTAACGTTTTTATTCTCAACTTTTATAGTATTAGTTCCTATAATTGATTTTATTCCAGCTCTAGTGAGCTTATCGTAAGCGTCATTAACTAATAATACGTGAGTTGCTACAGCTATTACTTTTCTAGCACCTAAATTATAAGAAAGCTGAGAAGCTTGGGCTAAAGTTCCTCCAGTACTTATTATATCGTCTATAAGCACAACGTCCTTTCCATGTAAATCTAAATGAGGAGCTTCTTTAATTCTCACTTCTCCAGTAGTTCTATCTCTTTCTTTTTCAATATGAGAATAAGGAGAATTGAGCTCCTTAGCGAGTCTTTCAGCTCTTTCTAAAGCACCACGATCTGGAGCTAATACGAAGGGATTTTCTACCTCCTTTTTAATTTCTCTAGCTAAAGCGGGAGTTGGATCCACTATTTTGACATTACCTTTAAAATATGAAATGACTGCATCGGGTTTATGAGGTTCCACCGTAATTAATTCGTCACTACCGCTCTCGTAAATAAGGTTTAGGACTATTTTAAGACTTAATGCTTCTCCGTCTTTAAATCTTCTGTCCTGCCTCGCGTAAGCTAAATATGGAATTATAGAAATAATTTTACTTGCACCTAAATTTTTCACTGCTTCTATCATTAAAAGTAATTCTATCAAATGCTTATCCTGAGGATAATAAGTAGACTGGACTATTGCTACTTCTTCTCCTCTAACACTTTCAGGAATTCTAATATAAGATTCTCCGTCAGGAAAAATCTTATGTTCTGCTTTTATAAGCTTCACATTAAGCATCTCTGAAAGCTTTTCGTCTATACCGTTTGAGGCTGGTCCTCCTACAATAATCATTAGTTATAGGTATTAGACAGAGTTTTTAAGATTAAAAGTCAAGTTAATATGATGTACTATATTTTCTTCACTGGAACAGCAGGCTCTGGTAAGACTACTTTAGTTAAGGAATTTCAAGATTATTTACTTGACCAAGAGTTAGATACAGCGGTCATAAATTTAGATCCAGCAGTAGAAAAACTCCCATACACTCCAGATTTTGATGTAAGAGAGTATGTAGACGCGTTTGAAGTTATGGAAAAATATGGATTAGGTCCCAATTCTTCATTAATAGCCTCAATAGATCTACTAATGACTAAAGCCGTAGAAATAAAAAATGAGGTCAGTGAAATAGAAGCTAATTATGTCTTAATAGATACTCCGGGTCAAGTTGAACTCTTTGCGTATAGAGATACTGGAAGGCTTATTTCATCACTAATAGTTGGAGATAATAAGGCAGCAAACGTATTTTTAATGGACTCATTCCTTGCAAGAGAAGCTAGAACTTACGTATCTTTATTACTTCTATCTAGTGCAATACGGTTTAGAATGAACTTACCTCAAGTTAATGTTTTATCAAAAATAGACCTTTTGACACCTAAGGAATTAGAAGAAATAAAAAGCTGGAGTAATGGAGAAGAACTAATAGATAGATTAGGTGAAGTTGATGATTATTCATTCGAGCTAGTAAAAACCTTAATAGAAAGCCTTGACTCTGCACCAGTTCCAGTTTCTTCCACAAACGATGAAGGGTTTGACGAACTTTATGCAGAATTACAAAGGATATTTGCTGGTGGAGAAGATTATTTAACAGAAGAGAACTCTCCTAGACTTTGAGCTTAACAAGTTTTAAACTTTAGATTTACTATTCTTAATTATGAAATTCAAGGCTCTTGACGCTCCTGCGTTTGTATACATAATAAAAACAATATCGGAATTTATGGACGAAGGTGCTATAGTTTCAACTAATGATGGAATAAGAATAAATGGAATAGATCCTTCTAGAGTAGTATTTTTGGATATATTTTTGCCTGCAGGATATTTTGAAAATTATGAGTCTAAAGATAAAGAAGTAATAGGCGTGAACTTAGAAGATCTATCATCAATCTTAGCAAGAGTAAAGAAAGACGATACATTAAGCTTTGAAACAGATGGAAGTAATCTTAAGATAATAATAGAAGGATCTTTCCAAAGAATATTTTCATTACCTTTATTATCTATGGAAGAGCAAAAAAATCCTTCTCTCAACTTAGAATTCCCATTTAAGGCAAAAATGCTCACAGTAACTTTCTCAGACGTTATGGACGGTTTAGCAGATTTAGGCGATACACTAGTAGTAAGTTCTGAGGGAGGAAAACTATATCTTTCTGTAGAAGGTGACATGGGAGAATCTAAAGTAGAACTTTCCACAGATAACGGAGCACTATTAGAGGCAAGTGGAAATGATGCTAAGTCAACATACGGTATGGAATACGTATTAAATACTACAAAAATGAGAAAAGCTTCGGACACTATGGAGTTGTACTTTGGTTCTCAGATACCGCTAAAGCTTCATTATGAATTGCCTCAAGGAGGATACGGTGAGTTTTATATTGCCCCAAGAGTTGAATAAAATCATTTTAATGCTATTTAAATCATATTATGAAAAAGCAGAACTTGAATTACCTGATGATATGGAATTAAGAGAATTCGCGATACAACCTTTTGGTAAAGATACATATGTTAGACATTTATCTTTTTCCTCTCCTCTAGAGTTAAGAAATTTCATACTTGAAAATCTTCCTTTACATTTATTTTATTCTACAGCAAAATATCAAATACCCTCAGCAAAAGAAATGGACGAAAAAGGGTGGATGGGGGCAGACTTACAGTTTGATATAGATGCAGATGAATTATGCGATATAAGAAAGATAAACTTTTGCCCAGTGTGTGGTTCTGAGGTTGATGGAGAAAAATGCCCTAAAGATAACGTTGAAACTGTGGAATTTGCTGAGATAACTTCTGATTGTATAAATAAAGCATTAGAAAACGCTCTAATAATCAAGGATATTTTAAAAGATGATTTTGGTTTAAATCCCGAACTATATTTCTCTGGAAATAGAGGTTTTCACGTTTACGTAAGATGTAGCGGAGACTGTGCTCTATTGGATTCTGAAGATAGAAAAGAAATAGTTGATTACATAAAGGGTATTGGAGTTCCTAAATACTCTTCAGCCTTACCAACAGATCCTGGCTGGGCTGGAAGAAAGGCTAGACGAATTCAAGGAGTAATTCTAGATGAAGAGGTAACCATAGATATAAAAAGATTATTTAGAATCCCAAATTCTATACATGGTAAATCAGGATTACTAGTAAGAAAAATAGAAGAAAGTAATTTCGAATTTTCCACTTCTTTATCACCTTTTTCTGGTTACGTTACATTTTTACCTTATATAACTGGAAAATTTCAAATATTGGGCGAAAACATAGAATTTTCTAGAGGCGTTCCCATAAAGCTAGATGCATCTATAGGAGTTTACGCGCATTTAAAAGGTTTAGGGGAAGTGAAATTATATGTTAGATGAAATACTTAATAGGGAAATCTCATCCGATACTCCTGTAGAAATTTCACTTTCAGAGATTCAGAAAATTTCTCAAACTTTAGCAAAGATAAGGATAAGTTATGACGACGAAATTCATAAGAATGAAATAAAGGTTTATGAAGAGCTCGCAGGATCGCTATTTGAAGTTAGGCTTGGCAAATATCTTGAGGATAATTATAAAGGAAAAGGATTTGATGAGTTCGTATTTAATATCCTAGATAAAATTAAGGAACTTTACATTTCATTACTGAGCGGAAATCTAATATTTAATGATGGTAAAATCTTGTGTAAAGTTATGAAGGATACAATAATTGAAAGTATAGAGCTAAAGAAAGGAGATTTAATCTTTCTTGATTTACAAAAAGCACTAGCTTTATGGACCGCAGAATATATAACTCCGTGTAAAATAGTAAGCTAAG from Acidianus ambivalens harbors:
- a CDS encoding AAA family ATPase; translation: MNVILITGMPGSGKTLFANLLREKGFYVISMGDVLRKRYEKEAKIGERMMDFAKRIREIYGEGVVARLSMEEITPTMSRIAFEGVRSLAEVEEFKRLGNPIIIAIHSPPSLRYQRMISRMRPDDSKNIEDLRRRDLDEIRLGIGGVIALADYIIINDSTIDEFKKRAEEVILRITK
- a CDS encoding RNA-binding domain-containing protein; the protein is MTKIVVTAEVRPSEDESKVLTAIANFFDYEKITKEKRGDYIVVIVEESRTLKSLQKFHDALREEKILDVARKYLRRGISDNSISFMLHKQAAAIGVISFVDDERESPLGPISFYIEHKNPNEVVDWLAPRTAKGHPLWENKIPED
- a CDS encoding ribonuclease Z produces the protein MMEVYFIGTGGGAPSKRGLPAFLVRRQGFNVLLDCGEGTQITMINHGLNIMAINLIAITHLHADHVLGLPSLIQTMGMYSRKEKLYIIGDVKDLLNKVFEETYFEPPFKIEYVDSYEDNELKITPFKTCHVVKSQGYLIEEKDRKNIDIERLTKEGIKDWRIIRQLKAGKEVIFNGRKLNPEDYLTTKKGIRIAYTGDTAICDSVINSVKGVDLLIHDSTFLDDINAKEYGHSTVTDAATVAKEAEVKRLALVHISGRYKDAKIMEEIARRTFWKSFLPDDLSYYILKD
- a CDS encoding TRM11 family SAM-dependent methyltransferase, whose protein sequence is MKYAILSADELFISLAELKALLKRPFSYVTGVAIFDGEAKNIARRSSTIKAIGEILAISDNPKDINDALKGKCFSIKPNVIMSSDKDLFPVLYKEIVGSVKFSKKCDKLDLIFTDGIILAGIRQEERDSKSLQAHAKKPYSQSGTMDAYTSRLLVNLANPDKTILDPFAGVGSILIEASWLGYDCIGGDIDSKMIEKTKYNLKYFNYECQIIQEDISNLPIKENSVDAIVTDPPYGRSVNARDVKFDELYESLFFNSAEILKKSGKLVFATDSKFDWRDKIKSSGLKVDSIHFIYLHKSLSRGIYVVEKP
- a CDS encoding ribose-phosphate diphosphokinase, with amino-acid sequence MIIVGGPASNGIDEKLSEMLNVKLIKAEHKIFPDGESYIRIPESVRGEEVAIVQSTYYPQDKHLIELLLMIEAVKNLGASKIISIIPYLAYARQDRRFKDGEALSLKIVLNLIYESGSDELITVEPHKPDAVISYFKGNVKIVDPTPALAREIKKEVENPFVLAPDRGALERAERLAKELNSPYSHIEKERDRTTGEVRIKEAPHLDLHGKDVVLIDDIISTGGTLAQASQLSYNLGARKVIAVATHVLLVNDAYDKLTRAGIKSIIGTNTIKVENKNVKIADISDLIAVKL
- a CDS encoding ATP/GTP-binding protein — encoded protein: MYYIFFTGTAGSGKTTLVKEFQDYLLDQELDTAVINLDPAVEKLPYTPDFDVREYVDAFEVMEKYGLGPNSSLIASIDLLMTKAVEIKNEVSEIEANYVLIDTPGQVELFAYRDTGRLISSLIVGDNKAANVFLMDSFLAREARTYVSLLLLSSAIRFRMNLPQVNVLSKIDLLTPKELEEIKSWSNGEELIDRLGEVDDYSFELVKTLIESLDSAPVPVSSTNDEGFDELYAELQRIFAGGEDYLTEENSPRL
- a CDS encoding DNA polymerase sliding clamp, which codes for MKFKALDAPAFVYIIKTISEFMDEGAIVSTNDGIRINGIDPSRVVFLDIFLPAGYFENYESKDKEVIGVNLEDLSSILARVKKDDTLSFETDGSNLKIIIEGSFQRIFSLPLLSMEEQKNPSLNLEFPFKAKMLTVTFSDVMDGLADLGDTLVVSSEGGKLYLSVEGDMGESKVELSTDNGALLEASGNDAKSTYGMEYVLNTTKMRKASDTMELYFGSQIPLKLHYELPQGGYGEFYIAPRVE
- the priS gene encoding DNA primase small subunit PriS, coding for MNCLKEDTVSFILPQELNKIILMLFKSYYEKAELELPDDMELREFAIQPFGKDTYVRHLSFSSPLELRNFILENLPLHLFYSTAKYQIPSAKEMDEKGWMGADLQFDIDADELCDIRKINFCPVCGSEVDGEKCPKDNVETVEFAEITSDCINKALENALIIKDILKDDFGLNPELYFSGNRGFHVYVRCSGDCALLDSEDRKEIVDYIKGIGVPKYSSALPTDPGWAGRKARRIQGVILDEEVTIDIKRLFRIPNSIHGKSGLLVRKIEESNFEFSTSLSPFSGYVTFLPYITGKFQILGENIEFSRGVPIKLDASIGVYAHLKGLGEVKLYVR